The stretch of DNA gtatataatatataaaacctgACCCGGCGGCGtaacgtatataatatataaaacctgACCCGGCGGCGtaacgtatataatatataaaacctgACCCGCCGGGtaacgtatataatatatagaaccTGACCCGCCGGCGTAActtatatactatatagaaCCTGACCCGCCGGCGtaacgtatataatatatagaaccTGACCCGCCGGTGtaacgtatataatatataaaacctgACCCGCCGGCGtaacgtatataatatataaaacctgACCCGCCGGGtaacgtatataatatatagaaccTGACCCGCCGgcgtaatgtatataatatataaaacctgACCCGCCGGGtaacgtatataatatataaaacctgACCCGCCGGCGTAacgtatataatatttaaaacctGACCCGCCGGGTaacgtatataaaatataaaacctgACCCGCCGGGTaacgtatataaaatataaaacctgACCCGCCGGGtaacgtatataatatataaaacctgACCCGCCGGCGtaacgtatataatatataaaacctgACCCGCCGCGTACGcggtgtgtatataatatatatatatatatatatatatatataaaatatatatatatatggtgtttCCGCGTCCTGTCGCGCGGCTCATAGAGCTTTGCAGGTTCGGGGGGCTGCTCTGCGTTTCTATTGCCCTTTTCTTTGTACCCCGTAAGTTTTGCCCTCGGACCCCATAAGTGACGCCGACGGCTGCGAGAAGCGAATGAACACAGGCAGCAAGCGCCGAGCCTTCCACCAAACCACGGCTTTTATTCACAAGCCAAACAAAcaaattcaaaaacaaaactcaACGGCAGAAGACGAGCTGCGGGGGGACCGATGCGTTTTCagagtatggggggggggtttgttgcGTTTTCAGCGCCAGGCGGATGTTGGAAGCTTGCAGCACATTCATAAAATAGCCTCGCTGGTGAGATTGGGGTTTCGCTTCCTCCACGTGGATTCCACGCGACGCCTTTTATGGATGGTTTTCAGGATCATTCGAACGCCTTGTGCCCGGAATCTGTTACCCCCGGAATCACCCTGGAGAGCATTAACACCCAGCTCTGCACCCTGACTACACTACAGCACGTGGCCTAGAAAATCCCACGGACCCAGCAGTAGGGCGGGGAATATCGCACACACGCTATCCTCACGGGAGGGCCACGGACCGAGTGCCCGCCAGCTGCAGCGATGATCATTGGATCTGTGGTGGGGGATTGGACCCGCAGAGGGCACCAGCAGAAGGGCTTGAGCTTCCCACGTGTGTAAATTCTCCCCACGCAAAGTGTGAGATTTTAGACGTGGCATTCATGCGGCTTCTAAACGGCAAACTACACGGTGTTGGGAGCCACGTCCACGCGACTGACATACCACGGAGCGTCACGGCAGGAACCATCCACTTACAAAGCAGTTTGAGCGCCGAAGCCCTCATCGCGGATGAACTCCTCCAGGACGCTGACCACGCCGCTGGACTCGGGGTTCTCTGCCTGCTCGGCTCGCACCACGTCCAGCAGAATGTCGCCGTTCCCGCAGTTCTTCAGAAACGTGTAGCAGCGGAACAGAGCGTAGTGGCTCGTGTCTGCCTGGCGAAGCAGCCGTTTCAGATTGTTCATATCCTGAATAACCTGCGGAAAAACAATTGGAAACGTCGGCCGTCAGTCTGTCTGCTCCTAAAGTCACCACGAGCCACAGGAGCCACGGCGGGGAGATTCCTCATCGCCGCCGACTTACCTTTAGCTTGAAATTCTCCAGCTTTTGGCGAAAGAGGAAGGGGTTTCCGCCAGCGCTGTTCATGAAGACCTGCACCCAGTCCTCGCAGAACGCATTGCTCGCTGTTGACACAGAAGAAAAGGTATTTGGTGTCCCAGGCAGCACGGCACCAACCAGCCGACGCCACGTTATCCGCTGAAGAAACGCTGGGGGCCTCACCTGCATGAATCAGACGTGGCTGGGACCCTCCGCAGTCCACCGTCACGGGTTTGTGCAGTTCTTCCGTCGTGGTGACGCACAGAGACGTCGCGCCGTGGTCCTGGACGAGGCCGTGCAGACTGGCGGAACTCAGGAACCTAATAACAGAAAGCCCCCAATCAGAGCGGTCCAGAAAGGTCACGAGGGGCTCCCACACAACGATCAGCCTGTGCGTTTGGTGGAGGTAACCCGGCAGTGTGGGCCGTGTGCCTTTACCCATCGAGCCACATATAAACCAATTTCAATGTGGATACTTCGCTATCCGGTCTCATGCCGGCCCGCCGGCCCTCTATTCCAACGTCAGGCTTGATTTTCCCGTTAATGCTGTTGGCCGTTCCTCTTATTTAAGTGTCTCGTGTCTGTGGCAGACACTGAGCATGCACGAGGCCCTCTGCTACCAACTCTTTATACTTTACCTGAATATGTCGTTCTCGGTTTCTACGTCTGAATTTTTCACCTCTACCGGAGTGGAGCTCAGTGCCTAAAAGCGAACAGAGAGCTGGATGAGCCTGCGCCGTGAACACGCCACATGAGAGGCGGCTGCTCTGCCCCACTTACAGCGTGCAGGAGGTAAGCCAGCTTCTCCTGAAACAGCGTGACCACCCGGGAGATCGGCAACACGGACTCCGCAAACCAGCCGGCGAGGTGCGGCGACACTCGGGTATCCAGATGGGCCGCCTGCAACGGGATATCCGGTGTAAGAAAGACACGGAGAGCGGTCCCGCTGCAGAGCCGCCACCGCCACCAGAGCACGGACCGCTCGCAGAAACCACATACTCCAAATCTGCCCTGACGCACCGCCAGCCCTGCCCCACGGGGGTCTTACATACCTGGGGGTCCAGTATAGCCTTCAGCCGCTCGGCGTGTTTGTCCAGTTCCAGTCTAAACGTAAAACGTTAAGGAAAAGGTTCACCCGAGCCGGACGTCGGGGAATAGCGGGCGAGCGCAATCCGAGTGAAAGGATATAGATCCAGGCCTTTCTCGGGGCCTCCCAGGAAGCAGACCACGTATTCCGGAGGACGAGAGCCAGGATCGCACGCCTGCTCCTGACGCAACAGGCAGTAGTAACAGCCCACAGCGTCCTCTGCAAAGCTGGGGGCAAAGAGGGCCACATCACCTAAATGCAGCGATGGACTAACATCAGCTCAGTTCACAAAGCTTTGCTCCTGGGGTCCTACCTGAGCTCAACAGACACAACGTTCCCCATTCCCACAAAAAGGGCCCCACGAGACAGACGCTTAGCCATGAAACTCCTCAGCTCGGGTTCAGACTCAGCCGGGAGGTTTGTATCCACCAGCGACAGGCTTCAAACAAAACACAGAGGCAGCGTGTTCaccggttatatatatatatatatatatatacagtgccgTGGTGTGGCGTGTGCGACAAATAATTAATTCCCCCCCAGAAGCGAGCACAAACAATAAGCTCAGGTGATTCTAATGCATGGGAACGAGCAGCATACAGGTCACCGGATGGGGCAAATAGTAAGAAAGCGAGAAGAGACGGGGCAGATGATAAAGACGGACGATTTACCTGAAGCCCTCAGCGGGAGGCGTTTCTCGCGTGGTACACACAGGGGACCCATCATCGCTTTCTGCGGCCCCATGCGACAAGCTACAAAACAATAACAACCATGTGTCCTATACACAGTGATGGGGTGTTGTAAGCAAGGATTCAGTGGGGGAGGGGACTCAGCAGGGGTGGGGATCGTGTTTTATATGCACGGGGGTGGGAACTCAGCTGGGGTGAGGATGGTGTTATACATAAGCCTGACCTCCCAGCCTGGTACAAATACAAAGCATAGTAGTGGATACATGGCCGCTCCTCCACAAAGCTGTCCTCACTCCTTAGCTCATCTCCATCCATGGATTCTGCCACAGAGACCTGAGCCTGCAGCATCTTGGAATCTGGTCCAGCAACCAAAGCCTTCCCCCAAAAGGAGTGGAAACCTTCTACCAGCAAAGGAGAAGCGGGTGATAACCGTTATCCCTGGAAAAATAGGGTCCGTGAGCCAACCACTTCCCCTGGAAACCGGATTCGCTAATACAATCTGCCAGGTCCGTCACCCAACCGTTTCCCCCGGAAACAAGAAGGTGCATTACCCAGGCCCAACCAATTCCTTTCCTCGTGATAATGTTAGGCCATCGCTCAATCACTTCCcctggaaacaataacaaacggTACTCGATCCATTCCCTGTAGAATAAAAGGTTCGTCAACCCAATCCTTCCCCCTGGAAATATCTAAGAACGAGCCTGCTTGAGTCCGTTTACAGACCCAGTCGAACAAGGCTTTTGCCTCTTTTATCCGACATACCAGTAATTTCCAACCAGACGGAATCAAACGGGTTAAAACCGCCTTCTCTGTTGGGATGGAAATTGAAAGAAAcagaatacaaatgtatttatgtatcttTACTAATCCGATACCCGTGTGCCGATTAGCCAATCAGATCGCTTGAAAACAGGGAAGGGGGTCCGTCAGACAGTTTCTATCCGTCAGCCAACCGCTTCCCATGGAAACATACGACGCCAATTCCTTCCCTCGGAAACATATAACCCGCCAGCTGATTCCGTTTCTCAATATACTGTTTTGGGGAAATAAAGGAGAAAACTCTTTATATATTGGGCTGGAAATAGaaagaaacagaataaaaatgtatttgttggaTTTTCATTAATTAGAGACCAGTGTGCCGATTAGCCAATCACACCCCTTTAAACAAGCTGGGTCCGTCAGCCAAACATTTCCCCGAGACAGCGTTCAGTCCGTCGATGCGAGTGGCAAATAGATCAAGCAAAGCATGCAAATTATTTGGGAAATCAAAGAGGGAAGCGCTTTTGGTCGTCTGgctgaaaaatacaaatacatttttaggaaTTGGAAGTTCATCACTCATTTCCTTTACTTTACTCGTGACGTGTGTTGTGTCCTTTGTTTGGGACTTGGTTAAATTACTAGTGATGTCCAgttcatgaacgaatcgttctttTGAACTGACTCTTTTCAATAAACTGAATGAATCAGTTCAGTATACTGAACGAGTCATTTGTAACAGATCAGTTTGTGAATCATTAACTGCACTGGTAATATGATCCTAGACTGAGGCATCTGCACAGCACAGACTCACAGATCAGTCTACAGCACATCAGTTCACTGACTCGAACCATTCAGAGCAGCTCTGAGTCACCAGTTCACTGACTCAAACAACCATTAAGAGCAGCTCTGAGTCACCAGTTCACTGACTCAAAGAACTGTTCAGAGCAGCTCTGAATCACCAGTTAATTGACTCAAAGAACCGTTCAGAGCGGTTCTGAGTCACCAGTTCACTGTCTCAAAGAATCGTTCAGAGCAGCTCTGAGTCACCAGTTCATTGACTCAAAGAACCGTTCAGAGCGGTTCTGAGTCACCAGTTCACTGTCTCAAAGAACCATTCAGAGCATCTCTGAGTCACCAGCTCACTGATTGAAAGAACCGTTGAGAGCGGTTCTGAGTCACCAGTCGTCAGTGTGAGTGCAGGGAGTGACTGGGAAgcagtaactgctgtgagtcacatcGAGTGAAGCGATGAATCGGTTCATTAATctttactgatccgaacttACCACCATTAATCATCACACCCCACAGATATCCCCTCACCCAGTAACACCGGGCTCAAGATTGTGGCCACACTACAAATGGCTGCCGGGGGGTCAGGTTACCCCCACAGTGGGCGGTGCTTTCCATTCCCGCCCTGTTGCGCTGTCTGCTGGGAGCTGCGTTCGCCGGCGCCATCTTGTCTTCGCTCTGTGTTTGTGAGTCGGCGGCGCTATGGgtaggaagaagaagaagcagctcAAGCCTTGGTGCTGGTATCCTTTGCAGAGGAAATGAGCGGGTATTTGTGGTCTGTAGTGGATTAGGATCGGGTTGTGATGGTATTTGTGGTCTGTAGTGGATTAGGATGGATTCGTGGGGGAAATGAGGGTATTTATGAGGTGTAATGGGTTtggaggggcttgtgggggaAACTAGAGGGTATTTGTGGGTGGTAATGTGTTCGGATGGGATCGTGGGCGGGAATGAGGGGTATTTGTGAGGTGTAATAGGCTAGCAGGGGCCTGTAGGGTAAATGAGAGAGTATTTGTGGGGTGTAATGGGTTAGCAGGGGCCTGTGGGGTAAATGAGAGTATTTGTGGGGTGTAATGGGTTAGCAGGGGCCTGTGGGGTAAATGAGAGAGTCTTTGTGGGGTAAATGAGGGTATTTATGAGGTGTAATGGGTTAGGAGGGCCCGTGGGGTAAAAGAGTATTTGTGGGGTGTAATGACAGGTTGAACCTTAAAGAACCATTCTGGAGGATAAGTGGGGAATTCAGGTGTCCTAGAAATGAATGGAGTGTTATGGTTGCTTCCCTTTCGCTTATTTGCCCCATGCATACCCCTCACGCTGTCCCCAGTGTGCCGCCTTGTGCGTAGTTAAAAAAGCCTTAACCTCGCATTAGGTATTGCAACCGTGACTTCGATGATGAGAAAATTCTCATTCAGCACCAGAAAGCGAAGCATTTTAAATGTCACATCTGCCACAAGAAGCTGTACACGGGCCCTGGGCTGGCCATCCACTGCATGCAGGTCCACAAAGAGACTATTGATGCCGTACCCAATGCCATCCCTGGCAGGACGGACATCGAGCTGGAAATCTACGGCATGGAGGGCATTCCCGAGAAAGACATGGAGGAACGCAGGCGGTTACTGGAACAAAAGACACAAGGTACACCTTGGCTCCAACAGAACATGTGACTTACAGGTTCCACGTTGGCCAGAGGCCCCTCGGCCCTCATTGGGCTGAAGTTTTGCGAAGGGTGCGATATGGGTCGCTACACGTTAAACCTACATTGTGGACCAGACACACGCCCTGTAATGTGCCTTTCTTGATATATATTGTCCAGGGCCAGATAAGCCTTTCTTGCAGATTTTATTTTAGGatcagacactttttttttttattattattattatttttttttttttatattcccagataaccagaaaaagaaaaaccaggatGACTCCGATTATGACGACGATGATGAGTCTGGCGCGTCCACTTCATTTCAGCAACACATGCAGCCGCAGCAGGGGTATATGACATCCATGGGGCAGACAGGTCTTCACCCTGGTATGCCAGGTGCCCCAGGCATGCCACCAGGTATTGTGCTATCGTAATTATTGTATAGCATGAGCACTGCTATACACTGAAGTCGTTTTAATGGCAAACCTCTTGTATATTATGCTAAAATACATGACAGCACACAGTGTTACACATATGCCAGTACATATCTACTTAAGGTTCTCTTTTCCATGGACGATTCCCCAAAATACTTTCAATCccacaaatacatttcttgGTTCATGATCTTGTGATCAGTTATGGCGTCCGTTTTTGCTGTTAATTTAAAGCACTGTTGCGATGATGTTTCTTGTATTTCTGCTCACTTGTGCTTTCCCTGTTTTTAGGCATACCCCCGTTGATGCCATCTGTTCCTCCACTGATGCCAGGAATCCCTCCTGTTCTGCCTGGAATGCATCATGGGTTAGTATAAACTGACCCTTCATACAAGATTAACCCGggttgtttttaatgtaaacattaaACGCTGTTCCGCATACTCCGCTAAATAGCTTTGTATTACCGCTTGTTCTTAAATCTAGGGGTGGAGAAATAATTATTGGTTGTGCTTTGGTTTTTGGCTGTTTTCATTCATATCCTTTTTGCCAGGAACGTTTGTCatttgacacaaaagcagatgcgtttttttttttgcgtgtcTAATTGGAAGAAAACCTTTAAAACTGATTTTTAAAGTAGCATATTAagtatttattgtgtttctGGGAATTTTTACCTATGTTCGAGACTAATTTCACGCAAAATAATGCAAACCTTGTTTAAACAGGATGATGCCAATGGGTGGTATGATGCATCATCACGCCCCAGGGTTACCTCCGATGATGGCTGGTTTGCCCCCAGGTATGTAGTGGCCGCTGGCAAAAGTACTTTTCTGTAGCTTCAAGTGGGGTAAGGAAGGGATTGGCAGGGTAGGAGCCCCCTCTATATACAACTGGCGAGGTCACTTTCTAtctgcagtgtttttttttggggggggttaagtcCTGAACCTTCAGCTAATAGTGGTTGTATAAGTTTCTTATGTTGGTTTTGTCTCATGGGAATGCTATACTGGTATTGTGATGTGAATTCCAGGTGTTCCGCCGCCTGTTGGACCCCGGCCAGGAATCCCATCTGTTTCTCAGGCGCAGCCCATCACCTCACCGCCGGGTATTGGTAGACTTTCGGCTCCTAACACATCTGCTGCTACCTTGCAGTCTGTTCCCAAACCACTTTTCCCTAGTGCTGGGCAGGTGAGAAATGCTATGTATTGTTTTACTGTTTGTGATCTTTCCAGTATTTACCCCCACACCCCTTCTCTACTCCTCTGCGGTGGATGGTTAGTTGTGATAAGCAGAGTTGCCCTGTTTCCCCTTCATGGAAAACCAGTGTAGAGGGACTGTTAAGAGAAGTGGCTCCAGGTGCCGGAAGCTAACCATTCAGTAGGTGACTAGCACTGCAACATGTGCGTTACCCAAACCTGGATTGGTTAGAATGGGGTCCCATTCTTTGTTCTCTAAATGCTCTATTGGCTCCGCGATTCTCTTATCTGGACGCCGTTATGCAGGCTGTGTACTGGTTTGAACTTTTCCAGGCATCGAGGTAGCATCTTCATTCCTTCCTTTCTTTGCTGCAGATGGGCTCACAGATCACAAGCTCCAGTACAACGTCCTCCAATTCAGAAACTCTCTCAGCATCTTCTAAAGCGCTGTTTCCTAGCACAGCACAAGTATGCAGGAAATTGCACTATTAATATTAGCTTtgcaaattaaccctttggaaaAACATACAAGCCTAAAATCAATTATCAAGTTTCAGAAAGACTAAAATTTAGACGGTCAAATTTTACCATTTAAAGTCTAAAGGGTTAATTCATGCAATTGACAGTGCATATGAGTGAGCAGATGTTGGTTTAATGCATGattttaaaatttgtatttCCATCTTTACTGCTAATCGTCAGCTCTTAAGGGACATTCTCGTTACCCTGCCAGCTATACGTAGGGGGTGGGGATCCTTGATGGAGCCTCTCGGCTTTATATCGGTACATGTCTTTTGACAAAGAACTGCAAAAACCCACGTTAACGTGGGTTTGATCTTGGAGAATGTTCCTGAGTATTTCTTTCCATCTACACACCGTTTAGTGTCTGCATTTTGCTTTTAATGTCACTGCAGtgataaaatactttttgttttgcttgtgATGTTCCTGCTTGTCCTGTAGATTTGGCAGTCTAACTCAAAAGGCCTTGGCTCTTACTGTATCATTTTACCGGTTAGGCACAAACATCGATGGTGGGACCCGTTGGAACAGATTTTAAACCCTTGAACAGTATGCCAGTCACAGGGACAGACCCGCCAAAACCAACATTCCCGGCTTACACCCAGTCCACAATGTCAACCACTAGTACAACCAATAGCACTGCAGCCAAACCTGCCTCCATAACAAGTAAGCCAGCTACCCTGACCACAACTAGTGCAACCAGTAAGTTGATCCACCCAGATGAGGATATCTCGCTGGTAAGTACTTTCATGAGTAATGGCTTTCGAAAATGTTTGAAATGTTGCTGGAACTAAGGTTCCAGAATAAATAGCTTTCTCTTTTcattgtaattgttttattgTAGATTTTACCTGTATATGCAGACATGCCATTTTCATGAAGAGAAGGATTAATTTCATGCAATGTTCTGAATTCAACTTTAGGTTTTAAAActgattttgtatttaattttttgtctattttctttttgtgctttttctacTTTTAGGAAGAAAAAAGGGCCCAGCATCCAAAGTACCAGCGTAATCTGCCCCGGCCAGGCCAGGCTTCCATGGTTAATCCTGGGGTTGGTCCGATGGGGGGCATGATGGCTCCACAGCCTGGACTTCCTCCCCAGCAGCCGGGAATGAGGCATGCGATTCCCCCTCATGGTGAGCCCATTTCAAGGATtagatttaattttttccatACGCAGGACCTGTACGTCTTTGGCGTACCAAATAGAAGCTAGTAACTGGGCTTcctaattttttgtatttagatgTTGAGGATTAAATAGAGGAATGTATCTGGCTTTGGGTGGGCTTTGTATACTGATCTAAGCTCCCTTGTTCATCACTTTAGGTCAGTTTGGCAGCCCACACCAAGGAATGCCTGGATATCACCCTGCTGGGATGCCCCCTTATGGACAAGGACCCCCAATGGTTCCACAGTACCAAGGAGGACCCCCACGGCCTCTGATGGGAATCAGACCTCCTGTAATGTCTCAAGGTGGCCGCTATTAAATAGGTTTGGCGATTAAACCTTTTCTCATCTTGTGACGTGTATATAGCCCGGCTTTCGCCAGTTCCCGCTTCTTTGTGGCTAATACCATATCTCCCTGCATACCAAGAACTGCTGGACACTCTATTACCaggggagaatttttttttttttagtttgaggGAGGGTTTGCGGGGCTCAAAACAGGAGATCTTCCTGATGTTGCAATTTATATTGTATGGCTTCTTTTTCATGTTTCACCTAGGTTTTTAGAAGTGGCGTTTAGTAAATATGGTTCGTTTAATTGTGAAGGCGCCAAATTCCATCCCAAGGCAAGTTCTGCACCATTACTTTGCTGTTTCTTGACATGAGGCCTTCACAGTGCCTTTATGGTGCTGTTGGACTTTAGTCCCCAACATTGGTTGGTGAGGGCAGTATGTGTTCAGCCCCAATGTGACTGTACCTAGAttcccatttaaataaaatgtgtgtgtaatgtgcGAACCTCATTCTGtaataaaaggaaagaaaacttTCTGGCTACTTATTCATTGTGAGCTCTGGAGCGGCGCCTGCAGGTTTGTACAGATGCATGTCACACCTCTGTCTTCACACCTCACATGAAGTGCTCAGGTGCATGATGATCAAGGACAGCCAGACCTGTACAAATATCGATGTGTTAATGCTGCCCGCCTGGTCCCTCCGACCGGACCTCGACAGGcgtatttcttttttccttatttattcAGGCTCTTGGTTGAGGAGCCATAAGTCTGACAGAAGTCCCCCGGATGCCACGTTAAACTGGGCCTTTGCTTTGGGTTTGTCCAAAAGTAgcagttttgattttttttttattgaatttttaatTTGTACAGGTCTAGTTGTGCTGCTGTGATAAGAATAACAGGCATCCTTCCTGTAAAATCAGTCTTAAGCTGCAGTTTAACTTAGATTTTCTATTACACTGGGTTCGGTCATCAGGTCCCTATCATTGTCAGTGGCTCTGTAGTGATCGATGTGCATGTTTTCTGATGACACTGACTGGGGTATGTTCTAAAATGTGGATTTTTCTTCTCCCCATAGCACTGCCATAGCACAGGCTGAGGCTGTCTCACTGTTGCTCTGTTCAGTCTGAGGCAAGtgggatttattttatatatttcagggGCTTTCACAGCTTTAGCTGTTGGATATATATGTCCCCAAACTTGCAGCAAGTTTGGTGAAAGCCtctctttatttaatttagggACACAAGATTTTATCAAACCTGATTGCTGTGTAGAACCATTGACCGTACAAAACATCTGCACTTAGAGTGACATTGAAGAGAAGTGGCCACAAAGAGAACTCTGTGGGCAATTAAACTGGACGACTGAGAGGCTATCGTTTAACAGTTATAGATATCGAAG from Spea bombifrons isolate aSpeBom1 chromosome 13, aSpeBom1.2.pri, whole genome shotgun sequence encodes:
- the C13H17orf75 gene encoding protein Njmu-R1, with translation MLQAQVSVAESMDGDELRSEDSFVEERPCIHYYALYLYQAGSLSHGAAESDDGSPVCTTRETPPAEGFSLSLVDTNLPAESEPELRSFMAKRLSRGALFVGMGNVVSVELSFAEDAVGCYYCLLRQEQACDPGSRPPEYVVCFLGGPEKGLDLFRLELDKHAERLKAILDPQAAHLDTRVSPHLAGWFAESVLPISRVVTLFQEKLAYLLHAALSSTPVEVKNSDVETENDIFRFLSSASLHGLVQDHGATSLCVTTTEELHKPVTVDCGGSQPRLIHAASNAFCEDWVQVFMNSAGGNPFLFRQKLENFKLKVIQDMNNLKRLLRQADTSHYALFRCYTFLKNCGNGDILLDVVRAEQAENPESSGVVSVLEEFIRDEGFGAQTALSRMNATSKISHFAWGEFTHVGSSSPSAGALCGSNPPPQIQ
- the ZNF207 gene encoding BUB3-interacting and GLEBS motif-containing protein ZNF207 isoform X2, which produces MGRKKKKQLKPWCWYCNRDFDDEKILIQHQKAKHFKCHICHKKLYTGPGLAIHCMQVHKETIDAVPNAIPGRTDIELEIYGMEGIPEKDMEERRRLLEQKTQDNQKKKNQDDSDYDDDDESGASTSFQQHMQPQQGYMTSMGQTGLHPGMPGAPGMPPGIPPLMPSVPPLMPGIPPVLPGMHHGMMPMGGMMHHHAPGLPPMMAGLPPGVPPPVGPRPGIPSVSQAQPITSPPGIGRLSAPNTSAATLQSVPKPLFPSAGQAQTSMVGPVGTDFKPLNSMPVTGTDPPKPTFPAYTQSTMSTTSTTNSTAAKPASITSKPATLTTTSATSKLIHPDEDISLEEKRAQHPKYQRNLPRPGQASMVNPGVGPMGGMMAPQPGLPPQQPGMRHAIPPHGQFGSPHQGMPGYHPAGMPPYGQGPPMVPQYQGGPPRPLMGIRPPVMSQGGRY
- the ZNF207 gene encoding BUB3-interacting and GLEBS motif-containing protein ZNF207 isoform X1 — encoded protein: MGRKKKKQLKPWCWYCNRDFDDEKILIQHQKAKHFKCHICHKKLYTGPGLAIHCMQVHKETIDAVPNAIPGRTDIELEIYGMEGIPEKDMEERRRLLEQKTQDNQKKKNQDDSDYDDDDESGASTSFQQHMQPQQGYMTSMGQTGLHPGMPGAPGMPPGIPPLMPSVPPLMPGIPPVLPGMHHGMMPMGGMMHHHAPGLPPMMAGLPPGVPPPVGPRPGIPSVSQAQPITSPPGIGRLSAPNTSAATLQSVPKPLFPSAGQMGSQITSSSTTSSNSETLSASSKALFPSTAQAQTSMVGPVGTDFKPLNSMPVTGTDPPKPTFPAYTQSTMSTTSTTNSTAAKPASITSKPATLTTTSATSKLIHPDEDISLEEKRAQHPKYQRNLPRPGQASMVNPGVGPMGGMMAPQPGLPPQQPGMRHAIPPHGQFGSPHQGMPGYHPAGMPPYGQGPPMVPQYQGGPPRPLMGIRPPVMSQGGRY